tttgtgaatttaattttagCATTAATGCTTCGTAAGTTTACTAGTTTATCTGTTCTGTTCTGTTCTGCTTCTCTTGTTATACCACTGATAAGTCTAatccttttctttcttcactTGACATGTTTTTGCTGATTATAATTGGAAATGGATTCTTCATTATGCAGATCCAAATGGTAAGCCCGTGAATTTATATGACTATCAGTTATTTGGTTACCTCCCCAGCTCATCATCCATAAGAGAAAATAGAAACTGTCATGTTCTCTTATGTTCCATTTGAAACTTGATTTCTTTGACTTATTAAGACCCTCTTTAGATAAACTTTTCAGTAAGTATTTatatgagaagaaaataagaagaaaaaataaattaatttttttccataagctaaaatcaacttatgaaCATAACTTCTAGAAAATCCCTCATTTATTTTCTCCAAAAACTTGactgcataagttgattttagcttatggaaaaaactcaattcattttttttccctaaaagTACTCACGGAGAAGTTTATCTAATCGTGACCTAAGAATTCATACTTTGTTAAAGCAACCCAAACTATAATAAGATGATTGATCTTAATGTTGATTTAATCTTCCAGGGCCTATGTACTACAAAGGTGTTTATCACCTTTTCTACCAGCATAATCCTGAAGCAGCAACCTTTGGTGATAGGATTGTATGGGGTCACTCAGTATCCTATGATCTCATCAATTGGATTCATCTAAATAATGCTATTGAACCAAGTGGACCATATGATAATAATAGCTGCTGGTCAGGCTCAGCCACTATAATCCCAGGGAAAGAACAACCAGTAATTTTGTACACAGGAATTGATGATAAGAAACATCAAGTTCAGAACTTGGCTATGCCAAGGAATCTATCAGACCCCTTCTTAAGGGAATGGATCAAACACCCTCAGAACCCTGTCATGAGTCCACCAAGTGGAGTTGAAGTGAATAACTTCAGAGACCCTTCAACTGCTTGGCagggaaaggatggaaaatggaGGGTAGTAATTGGTGCTCAAAATGGTGATGAAGGGAAGACAATTCTCTaccaaagtgaggactttgtTAATTGGAAAGTGGATCCTAATCCCTTCTACGCATCAGATAATACTGGAGTTTGTGAGTGTCCAGACTTCTTCCCTGTTAACATCAGTGGCAGCAAAAATGGGGTGGATACATCTGTGCAAAATCCAAGTGTTAGACATGTCTTGAAGATAAGCTATCTAAGAAAGCAGCATGATTACTATTTTCTTGGTAAATATGTATCTGATCAGGAAAACTTCATTCCTGATGTTAGGTTTACAGGAACTAGTTCAGACTTAAGGTATGACTATGGTAAATTCTATGCTTCCAAGTCATTTTTTGACTATGCCAAAAACAGGAGGATATTGTGGGGGTGGGTGAACGAGTCTGACTCCACACAAGATGACATTGAAAAAGGATGGGCTGGTCTACAGGTATCTTAGTTATTTCAGCTAccttattgtttctatgtaactATGTTCATGTGAATCATATCATAAAGTCTAGTTTTTTAGGGAATGTTAGCAACACATTTTACCATACTCTTTGTAACACTCTATTagctgaaatttattgaaaaacacAATTTAATGAGTCTAACATGTGATATTGTAGTTTTCAGTGAATGCTAATCAATAGTAGAGattgtataagaaaaaatatgctAGAAAGTGTGTTACTATTACTCCTCATGTGGATTGAAAGGGCATCATAGTGACGAAAGATCCTTTTTTTTGGAATGTAGTCAATTCCTAGGCAAGTTTGGCTTGATAAAAGTGGGAAGCGATTGGTGCAATGGCCAATTGAAGAGGTAGAGAAACTACGTGATAAACACATAAGTATAATGGGAGAGAAACTCGTCTATGGATCAAATCTTGAAGTCTCAGGTATCACTGCATCCCAGGTAAGTAAATTGATGCTATATATCTCCATTCTTCAATGGTAAATTTTAGACCAAGTACAACATCAACGTTAAAgtactttcaaatttaaacttttgaagGCCGATGTAGAAGTGTTGTTTGAGCTACCTGAGCTACAAAGTGCCGAGTTTCTTGATCCCGATGGAGTTGATCCCCAACTACTCTGTAGCCAAGAAGATGCATCAAGAAGTGGCATAATAGGGCCATTTGGTTTGTTAGCTTTAGCTTCAAAGGATCTCAAAGAGCATACTGcaatcttcttcaaaatataTAGAGCCCCCAATAGATATGTTGGTCTAATGTGCAATGACCAAAGAAGGTTGCTTCTGAATTCTAACATTCCCCCAACTTAAATTTGTGATTGAGACAGATTTTTGTCTACACTTTGCAGGTCCTCATTTCGCCATGATCTTGACAAAACTGCATATGGAACTATCTTTGACATAGATCCTAATCTCAAAAATATTTCACTAAGAAGCTTGGTATGTCTATTTCTAATGACAAGTATACTCCTCCTTGTTTTATGATATGCTTGGTAGTTTGATGTATTCTTGTTATGCAGATTGACCACTCCATTATTGAGAGTTTTGGGGATGAAGGGAGAGTTTGTATCACTAGTAGAGTTTATCCATCGTTGGCTATAGACAAAGATGCCCATCTTTATGCATTTAACAATGGAAGCCAGAGTGTGGTGGTCTCAAAACTGAATGCTTGGAGCATGAAGCAAGCGGAGATTGGCCGTGAGGGAAACATAAGCTATACCTAAGAATGATTAGAAGATTTTGGATATTGTTGCATTGAATAAAACCATCAATTTAGTATCCGAAGTATTGCATTCTCTCCTATTTACTctctaaaagtaataaaattatattagtaaTCCACTAAGTATTGAGCATCCATCAGTTTAGTGCTTGAATTAGTATATTTTACAAACCTTTAGGGACCAATTTGATAGATTTTACAATACTTGAAGGATTACTTATTATGATTTCTAATGTGAGAGAATACTTGTATAATTTTCTTACTAACCATTTAGGAGAGAGTAATACTTCAGGGATGAAATTGAGGGTTTTCTCTTGTTGTAGTTGTgtcttataatttgtttttccctctTTATTGGTCTCTCCAAGGTTGTCTTATTCGGGATGTAACTCTGCTGTCTATTGTTATTTAAGAACTAATAGTAATGAGTCTCTGCAGATCAACGAATTTAGCTTACTCACCAATTTTGTTAAAGAACATTTCCAAATTCAGTACCACTCTACAGAGTTTTTCCTGGAGCTTACACAATCTTCACATGAATCAAATTTCCAAATtagtattttgttttcattatgcTCTTTGttctttatgaggtaaccaATATTCATTGCATTTTCTATATTGATATATATCCGACAGATCACTGAAAAGAAGAAACAGTCTCACTCAAATATATGGCTGAAGGGAGGCAGCGATTAAAACAGAAGCGCTATGAAACGAGAGAGTAAACAACAGCCAAAGGAGGAGAAAAGCCTATGTATATGTTTGATGCATTAATTTCTTCATCAAGTTTCAGATTATATACATTGTGGCTTAACTAGTGGTTTCAAATATACATTATTTACATACTGATATACAGCTATATCAGTATGTGGTTTGATGtttatgaacaaaaaaaatattgaacattTGACCTATCTGTTGTCATGCCCCACTTTGAGCAGAGATGTTGGAAACCTGCTTCACCAAACCAAATACCAGAACAATGGTTTAACATCTTAAAATTTGAGTGAAAActatatcatcaaaatctaaCATGACATAGTAGGTAAAGTTACATCTTAATAAGATATCATAAACCTCCATACTCCAGTTGTAATATAGAAGTTTTTGCAAGCTATCAGCCAAATTTATATGCTGAGCATTTTCCGCGAATAAATTGATCACATCCCCAAAAACACAAATGCATGGAgtcaaattaaaaggaaaaaatttccAAGTTGGGTTTCATGTCCAGGTGCCATAAAATTGTGCCTATGACAATCTGTGTGCATGACTTGTGGTCTACCTAACTTCAACTAAAAATTAGCATGGCTTTACAAGATGCACAGCCATAGGAAGGCAAACAAGAAAAGTCTCTAGCAATGGTAGGAAAACCAAACTAGATGAACTAAAGTACATAATCATAAAATGAGCCTATCAAGTCTAAGCTGTAGAAACAGAACAGTAGAAAGAGAACAGAATTAGGTACATGGTAGCTAAGCTGTTTAATGAATGTTTTGTTGTAGTGTTATATGTCTGACTGTACTCTTGTAGTGaataatgaaaaaagatgacTGAAAATCGGTTAAGATGGTTAGGACGTGTACAAAGAAGGCCATTGGAAACATCAATGACTAATTAGGAGAGTAAACTGTAAGATTTTTAGTCTTGTGAAAAAATGAGAGAGACCAAAAAGGATATTGGAGAAAGTTGTTAAACCAAGCTGAATGACATCGTGGGAAGATACAGgacaaagacaattttttataaaataagctATTAAAGAAAAGATTATTTAGACTATAATTCAAGTTAATTAGCAAAAAATACTCAATTTTTAggattcacactcaacacaataacacaacaattcctcatcgggacatcaattggtccatcaaacatatataaatttacatttgTAATTGTAAAGATAGGATCAAAATTTGtagaaacaccccaaaactcattccgattaatcctctaaggatccctacacatgtttgCACTACTCCCTAATtttgaataactcatcccttacctctaagtgaGCTCATGGGTGTAGTCCGATAgtgatagcggcatctctaaCAGTTTCATGAGACtcttcaagtttttcctctgattGTTCTACTAGGATTTCTAAGCGTTACAGGAAAGGAGAAGATATTGTAACCTTCATTTCACTATCAACGTGTGAGACTAATTTGTCTTGGAAAACCAATTATTTCACAAATCTCAATTGTGAGAATGTGTGAAAATGAGTTTTGaaggtggtgtccaaatttcacaacgataCAACGGATAATGAGTctgagatcatagttttactgagatagGTTTTGGTGTATacgggaaaagagaaagctcaGTGCAAAGGACATTTTTTCCACCACAGACGTTAACTCGAAAATCTCAACAGTGGGTGTGTGTGGAAATAAGTTCAGAACCTTGTGTTCACATTTCACAATGGCCCATTGGTTAACGAGTCCAAAATCATCTTTTTACTAAGACAAATTTAAGTGTAtgcgagaaaaaaaaaggattttgaaaaaaaaagaaggaaaaaatggaTTTGAGAAGAAGAGAGACAAACACGTCATAAAGGTAAAATGTGACCTATTATGtatctatttatagctaggataCTCTGAgtttattatttactctattttttttattttatcattttatataaagaaaatctATTTTAGTCCctgtcaaatgaataaataaaatattttttttataaaaaaatatatttattttatttatcttaaaacttttattttaattaattaaattatttttattatttatttaattacaaaaaatttattattttcctaaaattctattgattttaaataaaatcatttttaatttattttatgaaaaatgagatgttacacATATAACCCATCCACACACCACCAAGTAATTGGTATATTAAAGACTTCTATCAATACATATATGAATAAATTACATCTTATAAGTGTATAAGGAGTATACATTACTCGATATGAGtatttttactttct
The genomic region above belongs to Glycine max cultivar Williams 82 chromosome 14, Glycine_max_v4.0, whole genome shotgun sequence and contains:
- the LOC100777487 gene encoding beta-fructofuranosidase, insoluble isoenzyme CWINV1 isoform X2 gives rise to the protein MVFSSSPSFVNLILALMLHPNGPMYYKGVYHLFYQHNPEAATFGDRIVWGHSVSYDLINWIHLNNAIEPSGPYDNNSCWSGSATIIPGKEQPVILYTGIDDKKHQVQNLAMPRNLSDPFLREWIKHPQNPVMSPPSGVEVNNFRDPSTAWQGKDGKWRVVIGAQNGDEGKTILYQSEDFVNWKVDPNPFYASDNTGVCECPDFFPVNISGSKNGVDTSVQNPSVRHVLKISYLRKQHDYYFLGKYVSDQENFIPDVRFTGTSSDLRYDYGKFYASKSFFDYAKNRRILWGWVNESDSTQDDIEKGWAGLQSIPRQVWLDKSGKRLVQWPIEEVEKLRDKHISIMGEKLVYGSNLEVSGITASQADVEVLFELPELQSAEFLDPDGVDPQLLCSQEDASRSGIIGPFGLLALASKDLKEHTAIFFKIYRAPNRYVGLMCNDQRRSSFRHDLDKTAYGTIFDIDPNLKNISLRSLIDHSIIESFGDEGRVCITSRVYPSLAIDKDAHLYAFNNGSQSVVVSKLNAWSMKQAEIGREGNISYT
- the LOC100777487 gene encoding beta-fructofuranosidase, insoluble isoenzyme CWINV6 isoform X1, whose translation is MKIIPELLLFVIVPFLLNSGNGIETSTHSINNRTPEKQPYRTSYHFQPRQNWMNDPNGPMYYKGVYHLFYQHNPEAATFGDRIVWGHSVSYDLINWIHLNNAIEPSGPYDNNSCWSGSATIIPGKEQPVILYTGIDDKKHQVQNLAMPRNLSDPFLREWIKHPQNPVMSPPSGVEVNNFRDPSTAWQGKDGKWRVVIGAQNGDEGKTILYQSEDFVNWKVDPNPFYASDNTGVCECPDFFPVNISGSKNGVDTSVQNPSVRHVLKISYLRKQHDYYFLGKYVSDQENFIPDVRFTGTSSDLRYDYGKFYASKSFFDYAKNRRILWGWVNESDSTQDDIEKGWAGLQSIPRQVWLDKSGKRLVQWPIEEVEKLRDKHISIMGEKLVYGSNLEVSGITASQADVEVLFELPELQSAEFLDPDGVDPQLLCSQEDASRSGIIGPFGLLALASKDLKEHTAIFFKIYRAPNRYVGLMCNDQRRSSFRHDLDKTAYGTIFDIDPNLKNISLRSLIDHSIIESFGDEGRVCITSRVYPSLAIDKDAHLYAFNNGSQSVVVSKLNAWSMKQAEIGREGNISYT